The sequence AAAATTATTGTTTAATTATTTAAAATTGAGTCATTTAGATTAATTATATTTTCTAAAAGATAATGTAGTTAATGTATAAAAATCTAAATATAATAGAATACTAAGGAGAGTATTATTTATGCTAAAAACTGAAGAAATAAAACAATCTAAAGCTCTAAATCCTATGTTGCTTCTTGTATGTATGATTTTAATTATTGCAATCTTGTCATATATAATACCAGCAGGTGTATATGATAGAGTTATAGATGAAAAATTAGGTAAAGAATTAGTAGATCCTAATAGTTTCCATTATGTTGAAAAAAATCCTATAACTTTATTTGGACTTCTTATGTCTGTAACACTTGGTATTCAAAATGCAGCTTATATAATATCATTCTTACTTATAATAGGTGGTATGTTTGCAATACTAAATGCTACAGGTGCTATAAATACAGGAATGGCTAATGTTGTTCGTTCAATGAAAGGTAGAGAACTATTAATGATTCCTGTTTGTATGATAGTTTTTGGTTGTGGTTCTGCATTTTGTGCAAACTTTGAAGAATTCTTGGCATTTGTTCCACTTGTACTTGCTTGTTGCTATGCTATGGGATTTGACTCACTTACTGCTGTAGGTATCATATTCTGTGCAGCTGCCTCAGGGTATGCTGGAGCAATAACAAATGCATTTACTACAGGAGTTGCTCAAAGTATAGCAGGATTGCCAATGTTTTCTGGTATGGGATTACGTATACCACTATTTATAACACTAATAACTGTTAGTATTATATATGTAATGTATCATGCACATAAAGTCAAGAAAAATCCAGAGTCAAGTTCAGTTTACCAAAATGACTTAGAGCAAAAAAAAACATATAAATATTGATACAGAAAACATAGAAAAACTTACTGGACGTCAAAAAGCTGTACTAGCCACACTTATATTAGGTATAGCATACACAGTATATTGTGTTATAGAAAAAGGTTATTATATTGATAAACTTTCAGGTATTTTTTTAGCAATAGGTATTATAGGTGGATTTATTGGTGGACTTAAACCTAGTAAAATGTGTGATGAATTTTTACAAGGTTGTATTAATATGCTTTTCCCATGTATTATGATCGGACTTGCAAACTCAGTTGTAATAATATTAAAAGATGCTTTTATATTAGACACAATAATTCATGGATTAGCTAGTCTTCTTAATGGATTACCAGCATCTATAGCAGCTATTGGAATGTTTATAGTTCAAGATCTTTTCAATATAGTAGTTCCATCAGGCTCAGGTCAAGCAGCTATAACAATGCCAATAATGGCTCCTTTAGCGGATATGGTTGGAATTACAAAACAAACAGCAGTTTTAGCTTTCCAATTAGGTGATGCATTTACAAATGTTATGGCTCCAACTGGTGGGGAAATTCTTGCAGCTTTAGCTATGTGCGGAACTGTACCATTTAAAACTTGGATGAAATATTTAGCACCTTTATTTGTAATTTGGTGGCTAGTTTCTTTTGTATTCTTAACTATAGCAACACAAATACAGTATGGACCATTCTAATAACTAATACCATTAAAAATGATTGCTATTACAAATATAATATCTGAAATTTTTTATGAATATGTACTGACTCTAAAAAGTTGGATAATTTAACTTACTAATAAGGATTGACTTTTGTAAGAAGCAAAAGTTAATCCTTTTAATTTTTGCTTAATTTTTTAAACAAACTACACAATTTTTTATACAATATTTAGCTATAGATTATATTATTTTAATACAATACATATTATTGACATACTTAATTTATAGATATATAATAAAAATACAGGATTAAACCATTTTATTTAAATTTTAAGGAGGCTATATGGCTAAGTTAGAAGCTTTTATAAAAGCAAAAGAAAAATTATCAAAAGTACTTTTAGAAACACAGTTAATTTACAGTCCTATATTCTCAAAAGAATCTGGAAACAAAGTATTCATCAAGCCTGAGAACTTACAAAAAACAGGTTCATTTAAGATAAGAGGAGCATACAATAAAATTTCTAATCTAACAGATGCTGAAAAGAAAAGAGGTGTAATTGCCTCATCTGCTGGAAATCACGCTCAAGGTGTTGCTTATGGTGCTAAGGAATCTGGTATAAAGGCAGTTATTGTAATGCCTAAATCTACTCCTCTTATAAAAGTTGAATCTACAAAACAATATGGAGCAGAAGTTATTTTACATGGTGATGTTTATGATGATGCCTTTAAAAAAGCAAAAGAATTAGAAGAAAAAGAAGGTTATGTGTTTGTCCATCCTTTTAATGATGAAGATGTTTTAGATGGGCAAGGAACAATAGCCCTAGAAATTTTAGAAGAACTTCCTGAAACTGATATTATACTTGTTCCTATTGGTGGTGGTGGTTTAATTTCAGGTATAGCTTGTGCTGCAAAAATATTAAAACCTGAAATAAAAATTATTGGTGTTGAACCAGAAGGAGCTGCTTCTGCTTATGAAGCTATAAAGGAAAATAAAGTTGTTGAACTTAAAGAAGCTAATACAATAGCTGATGGAACCGCTGTAAAGAAAATTGGAGACCTAAACTTTGAATATATTAAAAAATATGTTGATGAAATTATAACAGTATCTGATTATGAATTGATGGAAGCATTTTTATTATTAGTAGAAAAACATAAAATTATTGCAGAAAATTCTGGTATATTATCAATAGCTGCTACAAAAAAACTTAAGGAAAAAAATAAAAAAGTTGTATCTGTCATAAGTGGTGGTAATATAGATGTCTTAATGATTTCATCTATGATTAATAAAGGACTTATCAGAAGAGATAGAATCTTTAATTTTACAGTTAGCATTCCTGATAAACCAGGTGAATTAGCAAAAGTTGTAGATTTAATCGCTGAACAGGGGGCTAATGTGATAAAACTTGAACATAATCAATTTAAAAATCTATCAAGATTTAAGGACATTGAATTACAAATTACTGTTGAAACTAATGGAAGTGAACATGTCCAAAATTTAACTCAAGCTTTTGAAGAAAAAGGTTATGAAATAGTAAGAATCAAATCTAAAATAAATTAATTAAGAAAGGTGTTACAAACAAATGAATTTTGTAACACCTTTTTTAGGTAATTTAAGTTAATTTTTCATTATCATTGATACAGCTTTACTAATAAGTTCCTTTTCTAATTGTAATTTCTTTTCAGAATTTTCCAGACTTGTAAGTTCTAAAACTTTTGCATCTCCAACTGTCCTACGTATCATCTCTGTTCCTGCATAAGCTAGAGAGTCTTTTACAATATTTTCAATGTAATAATCTCTAAATTTTTTATTTTTAAGTAACTTATCATTTGAATATTTTTCCCATAACAGCTTACATTTTTCAGAAAATAAGATAGGAATATCAAGAATACATTTTTCTAACCAATTTATAAATTCTTCCTTCTTTTTACTATCTTCCATAAAAAATTTAGCTCTATATAGAGGAAAATATAAGTTTCCTATTACATTTCCAATATCATAAGCCATTGGTCCATAAAATGAAAACTCAGGGTCTATAATTTTTATTCCTTTTTCATTTATAAAAATTGAACCAGAATGTAAATCCCCATGTATCAAAGATTGAGAATAATTCATAAATTTTTCTCTTAACTTTAAAATAGTAAAATGCAAATCTTCATTTTTATATAACGTATTTTCTACAAATTCTTCATTTCCAGCAGTTATAATATTTCTATTTCTATTATTATCATATGGTTCTGTAAAAACTAAACATTCGCTAATATCGCATAATTCAGGATTAGTAAACTCTTTTACATTTTTCTTTTTTTCAAATTTATTCATAAACAAATCTGTTGTCAAAAGTAAAGTTCTACTTAAAAATTCTGAAATATTATCTACAAAGCTTGGAAATATTTTTCCTGCTATAAGCTCTGTTCTCAAATTTTTATATTCTGAAATATCTTCCATTGCCAATACACACATAATTTCATCATAAAAATATATTTCAGGGACAAAATGAGGAGCTAAATTATTTTCAATCCTTAAAATATTTGCTTCAATTTTACTTCTTGTCAAATCTAAAGGTCTTCCTGATGAACGAAGTAATTTATCTGCTTGTTTTAGAATGATAGATTTCCCATCAATTTTATTTTCTACTTTAAAAATATAATTTATATTGCCATCTCCAATTTCTTTAACAGTTAAATTAACATTTCCTTGAAAAAGATTTTTTTCTTTTACATAAGAAATAACTTCATCACAATCCAGTAAAAAATGTTCTTGATATTTCATATCATCCCTCCATTTTAATAATATTGCTCTACTTTATCTTTAAAATATTCATCTAAATTATAAGGAGAAAAAATTTTTTTATCAGTAACAACTCCATTTATAAGATATGGAGGAGTAATATCAAAAGCAGGATAATAAGCTTCAACTCCATTTAAAGTATTTTTTAAATTATTAAATTCAAGAACCTCATTTGGATTTCTTTCTTCTATAACAATATCTTTTTTTAATTTATCAATATCTGGTATGCCTGTAACAAAATATGGAATACCAAAATGTTTACAAAGAATAGCAATTTGTAAAGTTCCCACTTTATTGACGATATATCCATCCATACATATAGTATCAGCTGCTGATGTAAATAAATCTATATTTTTTTGTAATATTGTCCAAGCGACCATATTATCTGTTATAACAGTAGTTTTAAATCCTTGTTCTTTTAAAACACTAGCAGTTAACCTAGCTCCTTGCAAATAAGGTCTAGTTTCTGGACAAAAAAATTCAATATCTTTATTTTGATTTTTTATCTCTCTCCCCATACAACCTACAATAGTTTCTCCAAAACACTGTGTTAAAACTTTTCCCTTATTAGGAAATAAACTTACTAAATTTTTTGCAACAAGACTCATTCTTCTATAACGCCTTTCCAAAGAATCATAAGTTCTTTGAAAAATAACTTCTACTGGATTTTTATTTTCAGTAATAGCCTGTTTTGCTACTTCTAAACAAGACTCTGTAACCAATTTCATTCTATTAATAGTTGTTGGTCTTGCTGTTGAAATATCGTAAGAAGCCTTTTCTAAAAATTTAATTTGTTCTTCTTTACTTAAATTTTTTGATTGGTATGCTGCTAAAGCCATTCCCATACCAGCAGCTGTATAAGGCCCTGCACTTTGAGTTACCATATCAGCAATAGCTTGTCTAACCTCTAAATAATTAGTACAAATTACAAATTTAATCTCCCTTGGATATACTCTTCTATCTAATATTTTAACTTTACCATCTTGATACCAAGCTACATTTTCATACTGTAATAAAAAAGCCAATCCTTCATCCATTCTTTGCATTTTTTTTAAATCCTTTCTTTTGTATATTTTTAATTTTTTTCTTTAAGTTTTGGTATACCTGTAATAATAGCTAATATTCCCATCACTATCATAAACATAGAATACCAAGAATAAGGCACTATACTGACAGGAGATATTTGTGCCATTGCAGCAGCAACTAATATTTGCCCAGCATAAGGCATCAAGCCTTGAAAAGCTGAAGAAAATATATCTAAAAGTCCTGCTACTCTTCTTCTATCAACAGAAAATTTATCAGCTATATCTTTTGCTAAAGGTCCAGCTGTGATAATAGAAACTGTATTATTAGTTGTTGCTAAGCATAATAAACTAACCAATATAGATATACCAAATTCAGCACCTTTTTTTGATTTTATTTTTGTTGTCAAATTTTCAAGTAAATAGTCTATTCCACCTAAATATTCCATTATAGCTACAACTCCTCCAACTACTAAAGCTATAATTGCCATATTTTCCATCCAACCCATACCTCTTTGAACTACTGAAAAAATTTCAATAAAAACAAACGAATTATTTATTAAACCGATTATTAATCCAAGTACAACTCCAATAGTCAAAACTATTATTACGTTAATTCCAATTAAAGCTAAAACTATTATAGATACATATGGAACTAAATTCAATAGGCTATATTCATAAACTGCTCCTTGTACTCCTTCACCACCAATAAAACTTAACACTATTATATTTAATATTACAGCAGGAAGTACAATTAAAATATTAACTTTAAATTTGTCTTTCATTTCAACTTCTTGTGTTCTAGTTGCTGCTATTGTAGTATCAGAAATAAAAGATAAATTATCCCCAAACATTGCTCCTCCAACAACAACTCCACAAATAAGTGGTAAACTTATACCAGTTTCATTTGCAATACCTACAGCGATTGGAGTTAAAGCAGACACTGTTCCCATTGAAGTTCCCATAGCAAAACTTAAAATGCAACCTATTATAAATAAACCAGGAAGTAACATTTTTAATGGTAAAAGTGTAAGACCTAAATTTACCATAGATTTTACTGCTCCCATAGCATCAGCAACAGAATAAAAAGCTCCTGCCAATAGAAATATAATCACTAATAATAAAAGTGTTGAATCACTGGCACCTTTACAAAA is a genomic window of Fusobacterium nucleatum containing:
- the ilvA gene encoding threonine ammonia-lyase, which encodes MAKLEAFIKAKEKLSKVLLETQLIYSPIFSKESGNKVFIKPENLQKTGSFKIRGAYNKISNLTDAEKKRGVIASSAGNHAQGVAYGAKESGIKAVIVMPKSTPLIKVESTKQYGAEVILHGDVYDDAFKKAKELEEKEGYVFVHPFNDEDVLDGQGTIALEILEELPETDIILVPIGGGGLISGIACAAKILKPEIKIIGVEPEGAASAYEAIKENKVVELKEANTIADGTAVKKIGDLNFEYIKKYVDEIITVSDYELMEAFLLLVEKHKIIAENSGILSIAATKKLKEKNKKVVSVISGGNIDVLMISSMINKGLIRRDRIFNFTVSIPDKPGELAKVVDLIAEQGANVIKLEHNQFKNLSRFKDIELQITVETNGSEHVQNLTQAFEEKGYEIVRIKSKIN
- a CDS encoding Na+/H+ antiporter NhaC family protein, which codes for MKKKGSFLGLVPLLIFLLIYASTGIFTDKIDNMPLLVAFTITVAIALCFNNPNKEKISFEQKVEIFCKGASDSTLLLLVIIFLLAGAFYSVADAMGAVKSMVNLGLTLLPLKMLLPGLFIIGCILSFAMGTSMGTVSALTPIAVGIANETGISLPLICGVVVGGAMFGDNLSFISDTTIAATRTQEVEMKDKFKVNILIVLPAVILNIIVLSFIGGEGVQGAVYEYSLLNLVPYVSIIVLALIGINVIIVLTIGVVLGLIIGLINNSFVFIEIFSVVQRGMGWMENMAIIALVVGGVVAIMEYLGGIDYLLENLTTKIKSKKGAEFGISILVSLLCLATTNNTVSIITAGPLAKDIADKFSVDRRRVAGLLDIFSSAFQGLMPYAGQILVAAAMAQISPVSIVPYSWYSMFMIVMGILAIITGIPKLKEKN
- a CDS encoding AbgT family transporter, whose protein sequence is MLGIAYTVYCVIEKGYYIDKLSGIFLAIGIIGGFIGGLKPSKMCDEFLQGCINMLFPCIMIGLANSVVIILKDAFILDTIIHGLASLLNGLPASIAAIGMFIVQDLFNIVVPSGSGQAAITMPIMAPLADMVGITKQTAVLAFQLGDAFTNVMAPTGGEILAALAMCGTVPFKTWMKYLAPLFVIWWLVSFVFLTIATQIQYGPF
- a CDS encoding YfcC family protein, with the protein product MLKTEEIKQSKALNPMLLLVCMILIIAILSYIIPAGVYDRVIDEKLGKELVDPNSFHYVEKNPITLFGLLMSVTLGIQNAAYIISFLLIIGGMFAILNATGAINTGMANVVRSMKGRELLMIPVCMIVFGCGSAFCANFEEFLAFVPLVLACCYAMGFDSLTAVGIIFCAAASGYAGAITNAFTTGVAQSIAGLPMFSGMGLRIPLFITLITVSIIYVMYHAHKVKKNPESSSVYQNDLEQKKTYKY
- a CDS encoding S-methyl-5-thioribose-1-phosphate isomerase; the encoded protein is MQRMDEGLAFLLQYENVAWYQDGKVKILDRRVYPREIKFVICTNYLEVRQAIADMVTQSAGPYTAAGMGMALAAYQSKNLSKEEQIKFLEKASYDISTARPTTINRMKLVTESCLEVAKQAITENKNPVEVIFQRTYDSLERRYRRMSLVAKNLVSLFPNKGKVLTQCFGETIVGCMGREIKNQNKDIEFFCPETRPYLQGARLTASVLKEQGFKTTVITDNMVAWTILQKNIDLFTSAADTICMDGYIVNKVGTLQIAILCKHFGIPYFVTGIPDIDKLKKDIVIEERNPNEVLEFNNLKNTLNGVEAYYPAFDITPPYLINGVVTDKKIFSPYNLDEYFKDKVEQYY
- the mtnK gene encoding S-methyl-5-thioribose kinase, encoding MKYQEHFLLDCDEVISYVKEKNLFQGNVNLTVKEIGDGNINYIFKVENKIDGKSIILKQADKLLRSSGRPLDLTRSKIEANILRIENNLAPHFVPEIYFYDEIMCVLAMEDISEYKNLRTELIAGKIFPSFVDNISEFLSRTLLLTTDLFMNKFEKKKNVKEFTNPELCDISECLVFTEPYDNNRNRNIITAGNEEFVENTLYKNEDLHFTILKLREKFMNYSQSLIHGDLHSGSIFINEKGIKIIDPEFSFYGPMAYDIGNVIGNLYFPLYRAKFFMEDSKKKEEFINWLEKCILDIPILFSEKCKLLWEKYSNDKLLKNKKFRDYYIENIVKDSLAYAGTEMIRRTVGDAKVLELTSLENSEKKLQLEKELISKAVSMIMKN